The Sulfurovum riftiae genomic sequence GTGTTTTATTGTCATCAAAAAATTAAAACCTTGGACTTAAGAGGCAAATAATTGCCTCTTTGATAGAATGTACAAAAGTGTAAAGGATGTCCCTTTACCGTTGTAAGCTATGTCTCTTGGCTATACACACGCCAAGCGTGGGAACAAGAGCGAGTACAGAAACAGGCTAATCCACCCACTTGTTCTCTTTGGCAAGCGAAGCAAAGAACTCCATCTCGTAGCGGGTCACTACCCGTATGAGATTGGTCGAACCGGGGACACCTACCGGATCGCCGGCTACCAATATGTAAGAACTGTCAATATCAAGTACTTTTCTCTCCAGCCCCTGTTCCATCACTTCTGCCATCATGGTACGAAGATCGCTCTTGGCTACAGAAAAAGCCGGCACCACACCCCAAACAAGAGTCAAAGACTGTGCCGTCCGCTGGTCATGGGTCACCGCGTAAATAGGCTGGCTCGGCCTGTAGCGTGCCGCTTTTTTGGCTGTTCCTCCCGAAGCGGTCATCGCAATGATCCCCGAACAGTCAAGGCTTTTGGAGAGGCGGACTGCCGATTCGTCTATCTTGTCCCCTCTGTCGTGCATTTCGAACTGCCCGAACTTCTCATAAGGGTAATACTCTTCTGCCGCCTGAATGGTCTGCACCATGGTCTGCACCGCGAGGACAGGATTGTGCCCGATGGCACTCTCTTCTGAGAGCATTACAGCATCGGCACCGTCAAGTACCGCATTGGCCACATCGCTGATCTCTGCACGCGAAGCAGTCTCCTTGGTGGTCATGGAGAGCAGCATCTGTGTCGCTACGATAACAGGTTTGCTCATATTGTTGGCTTTTTTGATGAGCATTTTCTGTGTCAGAGGCACCTCATAGTACGGAATCTCGATACCAAGATCTCCTCTGGCGACCATAATGCCGTCACTCTCTTCCAAAATAGCATCGATATTCTCGATGGCATCAAATTTCTCGATCTTGGCCAGCAACTGCACACTGCCACCGTTGGAAGTAATGATCTCTCTGGCTGCACTCATGTCTTTTCTGTTCTGCACAAAAGAGATCGCCATGAAATCCACTCCGTTCTCAATACCCCAGAGCATGTCTTTGCGGTCTTTCTCTGTCAGGACATCTATACCCAGGCGCGTATTGGGAAAGTTGACCCCTTTGCGTGAGGAGAGCATCCCCTCATTCTCTATCTCTACGGTTACCCCCTTATCGCTCTTCCCTTTGACGACTGCACGGATGATCCCGTCATAGAGGTAGATATGCTCTCCCACCTGCAGCTGGTCCAAAATACCCGGTTCACTGATGCTGAGCCTGTAAAATCCCTCTTTGACCTTGTATCCGACGATCTCCTCTTTGACGAACTCCAGCAGGTCCCCGCTTTTGAGTATGAAATCCTCCTCAAGCATCCCCACCCTGATCTTCGGACCGCTGATGTCCTGCAGTATGCCGGTAATAAGCCCTGTCTCTTCTATGGCTTTTCTGATGCGGCCAAGTACTTCGGAGTGGTACTCGTGTGTTCCATGCGAGAAGTTGAGCCGAAAGACATTGACACCCGCATAGATCAGTGCTTTGATCTGTTCATAGGAGTCCGAAGCCGGCCCGACGGTCGCTATTATCTTGGTGCGTTTTTTCATCTGTTTTTCCTTTGTATGCCTCTATGAATTATTTTGAGAAGTGCTGATAGTCTTTCACACCTGACCAGTCACCGCCCCACTTCCAGCCATGCTTTTTAAAAATATGTACAGCCTTGTCATTTTTGAGCAATATCGCTTTATCTGCAGGAGAATGGTTTTTATGCACCCGCTTCCTGTACTGCTGTGACGCTTTGTGCGAAATGTGTCCGGAACGGGAGATATAGGGGTTCTCGATGGAATTCAGGTCGA encodes the following:
- the pyk gene encoding pyruvate kinase, with the protein product MKKRTKIIATVGPASDSYEQIKALIYAGVNVFRLNFSHGTHEYHSEVLGRIRKAIEETGLITGILQDISGPKIRVGMLEEDFILKSGDLLEFVKEEIVGYKVKEGFYRLSISEPGILDQLQVGEHIYLYDGIIRAVVKGKSDKGVTVEIENEGMLSSRKGVNFPNTRLGIDVLTEKDRKDMLWGIENGVDFMAISFVQNRKDMSAAREIITSNGGSVQLLAKIEKFDAIENIDAILEESDGIMVARGDLGIEIPYYEVPLTQKMLIKKANNMSKPVIVATQMLLSMTTKETASRAEISDVANAVLDGADAVMLSEESAIGHNPVLAVQTMVQTIQAAEEYYPYEKFGQFEMHDRGDKIDESAVRLSKSLDCSGIIAMTASGGTAKKAARYRPSQPIYAVTHDQRTAQSLTLVWGVVPAFSVAKSDLRTMMAEVMEQGLERKVLDIDSSYILVAGDPVGVPGSTNLIRVVTRYEMEFFASLAKENKWVD